From the genome of Periplaneta americana isolate PAMFEO1 chromosome 15, P.americana_PAMFEO1_priV1, whole genome shotgun sequence, one region includes:
- the Mvl gene encoding protein Malvolio yields MDDIPGSAGDAKYHVNTPGMASTPSSIATENTMLSPTAKQTYFKDNKVQIPETEKSGFSFRVLWAFTGPGFLMSIAYLDPGNIESDLQSGTVAKYKLLWVLLGATLLGLVMQRLSVRLGVVTGLHLAEMCYRQYRKVPRIILWLMVEIAIIGSDMQEIIGTAIAISLLSNKAVPLWGGVIITVGDTFTFLLLDKYGLRKLEFLFGFLITVMGITFGYEYVVASPDQGQVMKGMFFPWCENCDSTALLQAVGIIGAVIMPHNLYLHSALVKSRDVDRRKSEKISEANYYFFIESCIALFCSFIINVFVVSVFAYGLFEKTNREVYEMCIEKNSTFSSVFPNNTDAVEADIYKGGIFLGCAFGAAAMYIWGVGILAAGQSSTMTGTYAGQFAMEGFLNLQWPRWKRVLFTRTIAIVPIFLVAFFLDINNLTGMNDVLNAVMSVQLPFATIPTIAFTSNSQIMGEFVNGLGNRVVSIALSALVIAINIFFVTHSVIYEMPPHWALYLFIGLYGIGYILLCIYLLLHMAVSMGNSRLSEYRFVSKYISCPHATDFGLTTPNFSSSISTFTIQEAGMEIQKK; encoded by the exons AGTGGATTCAGCTTTCGAGTATTATGGGCGTTCACCGGACCAGGCTTTCTTATGAGCATTGCATATCTTGACCCAGGAAACATAGAATCAGATCTTCAGTCCGGTACAGTAGCAAAATACAAG ttATTGTGGGTGTTATTGGGAGCTACACTTCTTGGACTTGTAATGCAAAGGCTATCAGTACGTCTTGGGGTTGTAACTGGACTCCACCTGGCTGAGATGTGCTACAGACAATATCGCAAAGTGCCCCGTATTATTTTGTGGTTGATGGTAGAGATTGCTATTATTGGCTCCGATATGCAGGAGATTATAGGAACAGCAATAGCTATCTCACTCCTCTCAAACAAAGC AGTTCCACTTTGGGGTGGAGTTATCATCACAGTAGGAGATACCTTCACATTCCTGCTCCTCGACAAATATGGTCTACGTAAACTTGAATTCCTTTTCGGCTTCCTTATCACAGTAATGGGTATCACATTTGGATATGAG TACGTGGTGGCGTCTCCTGATCAAGGTCAGGTTATGAAAGGAATGTTCTTCCCTTGGTGTGAAAATTGTGACAGTACAGCATTGCTCCAAGCTGTTGGAATAATTGGAGCTGTTATTATGCCTCATAACCTGTACCTGCATTCTGCTCTGGTCAAG TCACGAGATGTGGATAGAAGGAAGTCAGAAAAAATTAGTGAGGccaattattatttcttcattgagtCATGTATTGCTTTGTTTTGTTCCTTCATCATCAATGTTTTTGTGGTGTCAGTTTTTGCATATGGACTATTTGAAAAGACCAACAGAGAAGTa taTGAAATGTGTATCGAGAAAAATTCTACATTCAGTTCTGTGTTTCCT AATAATACTGACGCAGTTGAGGCAGACATCTACAAAGGTGGAATTTTTTTGGGCTGTGCATTTGGGGCAGCTGCTATGTACATCTGGGGTGTTGGAATTTTGGCAGCAGGACAATCAAGTACCATGACAGGCACATATGCAGGACAATTTGCAATGGAG GGATTCCTAAACCTTCAATGGCCAAGATGGAAGCGAGTACTATTCACTCGAACAATTGCCATTGTGCCAATATTTCTTGTGGCATTCTTCTTAGATATTAATAACCTAACTGGCATGAATGACGTGTTAAATGCTGTAATGAGTGTGCAGCTGCCATTTGCGACAATACCAACAATTGCCTTCACGAGTAATTCACAAATAATGGGCGAATTTGTCAATGGACT AGGAAACCGAGTGGTATCCATAGCTCTGTCTGCACTGGTTATAGCAATCAACATATTTTTCGTTACCCACTCAGTGATTTATGAGATGCCTCCACATTGGGCATTATATTTGTTTATAGGATTGTATGGTATAGGATACATActattatgtatttatctgtTATTGCATATGGCAGTCAGTATGGGTAACTCAAGACTTAGTGAATATAGG TTCGTATCCAAATATATAAGTTGTCCACATGCAACAGACTTTGGCCTGACTACACCGAACTTTTCCAG CAGTATATCAACATTCACGATACAAGAAGCTGGAATGGaaatacaaaagaaatag